The following coding sequences are from one Musa acuminata AAA Group cultivar baxijiao chromosome BXJ2-4, Cavendish_Baxijiao_AAA, whole genome shotgun sequence window:
- the LOC135608984 gene encoding lignin-forming anionic peroxidase-like, which yields MSRSAVSRFNLASMLLFLAMVSCEAHLTPKYYANSCPQALSTIRTAVRSAIARERRMAASIIRLHFHDCFVQGCDASLLLKDGKGIISEQKALQNFQSARGYEVIDSIKAAVEEVCPGVVSCADILAVAARDSSAYVGGPTWTVKLGRRDSTAANKDLAEQNLPIATVDDLDKLISLFDRQGLSVKDMVALSGAHTIGQARCVTFRGRIYGETNIDSGFAKTRSRRCPSTAVGNNTLAPLDLVTPNSFDNNYYKNLLTNKGLLHSDQVLFNRGPTDDIVRLYSKDQAAFFSDFADAMVKMGDISPLIGSAGEIRKICSATN from the exons ATGAGTCGTTCTGCAGTTTCCAGGTTTAACTTAGCTTCCATGCTGCTGTTCCTGGCGATGGTGTCCTGTGAAGCGCATCTGACACCCAAATATTACGCCAATTCCTGCCCACAAGCACTCTCCACCATTAGGACCGCGGTAAGGTCTGCGATCGCAAGAGAGAGACGCATGGCGGCATCCATCATCCGCCTCCATTTCCATGATTGCTTTGTTCAG GGATGTGATGCTTCGCTCTTGCTGAAAGATGGCAAAGGCATTATAAGCGAGCAAAAGGCCCTACAGAACTTCCAATCAGCCAGAGGATATGAAGTCATTGATAGCATCAAAGCCGCGGTGGAGGAGGTGTGTCCGGGAGTAGTTTCTTGTGCTGATATTCTAGCAGTCGCTGCTCGGGATTCCTCAGCATAT GTGGGTGGCCCGACATGGACGGTGAAGCTCGGAAGAAGGGACTCAACCGCCGCTAACAAAGATCTGGCCGAGCAAAACTTGCCGATAGCCACCGTCGACGACCTCGACAAACTTATTTCTCTATTCGATCGACAAGGACTCAGCGTCAAAGACATGGTTGCCCTCTCAG GTGCACACACCATTGGGCAGGCTCGTTGTGTCACTTTCCGAGGAAGGATCTACGGCGAAACAAACATCGACTCCGGCTTCGCCAAAACGCGAAGCCGTAGGTGTCCATCAACGGCTGTCGGCAACAACACCTTGGCGCCGCTTGACCTCGTGACGCCCAACTCCTTCGACAACAACTACTACAAGAACCTCCTCACCAACAAGGGCCTGCTGCACTCCGACCAGGTCCTCTTCAATCGTGGGCCGACCGACGACATCGTCAGGCTTTACAGTAAGGATCAGGCTGCTTTCTTTTCGGATTTCGCGGATGCCATGGTGAAGATGGGGGATATCAGCCCTCTCATCGGCTCAGCTGGGGAGATCAGAAAGATCTGCAGCGCCACCAACTGA